One window from the genome of Saccharomyces mikatae IFO 1815 strain IFO1815 genome assembly, chromosome: 6 encodes:
- the TFG1 gene encoding transcription factor IIF subunit TFG1 (similar to Saccharomyces cerevisiae TFG1 (YGR186W); ancestral locus Anc_5.193): protein MSRRNPPGSRNGGGPTNASPFIKRDRMRRNFLRMRMGQNSSNSSSSSVLNENGSRGSLVKKDDPEYAEERERMLLQIGVEADAGRSNVKVKDEDPNEYNEFPLRAIPKEDLENMRTHLLKFQSKKKINPVTDFHLPVRLHRKDTRNLQFQLTRAEIVQRQREISEYKKKAEQERSTPIPGGMNKPGTVPLNNTARDGSQTPVIDSAIKDNATNGVNSMTATATGSSVPPASPNPASAVENNAVVIGSSGVSGTVATDPANGKLLVTKLEDAGPAEDPTKVGMVKYDGKEVANEPEFEEGTMDPLADVAPDGGGRAKRGNMRRKTRQLKVLDENAKKLRFEEFYPWVMEDFDGYNTWVGSYEAGNSDSYVLLSVEDDGSFTMIPADKVYKFTARNKYATLTIDEAEKRMDKKSGEVPRWLMKHLDNIGTTTTRYDRTRRKLKAVADQQAMDEDDRDDNSEVELDYDEEFADDEEAPIIDGNEQENKESEQRIKKEMLQANAMGLRDEEAPSGNEEDELFGEKKIDEDGEKIKKALQKTELAALYSSDEDEINPYLSESDIENKENEPSVKKEEDIDSLSKSKKSSPKKQQKKTANAHVHKEPNLRVKSIKDCVIILKGDKKVLKSFPEGEWNPHAAKIKDISGNESNAVSAPIKKEKPLESIVVQEKETPAPLITEQDIIDAIGDGKVNVKEFGKSIRRRYPGAENKKLMFAIVKKLCRKVDNEHMELKKEQVNL from the coding sequence ATGTCTAGACGCAATCCACCAGGTAGCAGAAATGGGGGAGGGCCGACTAACGCTTCTCCCTTTATTAAAAGAGACAGAatgagaagaaattttcttaGGATGAGAATGGGTCAAAACAGCAGCAACTCTAGTTCTTCAAGTgtattgaatgaaaatggtaGCAGAGGGTCTCTTGTGAAGAAGGATGATCCTGAGTATGCTGAGGAAAGGGAAAGAATGCTCCTACAAATTGGTGTCGAAGCTGATGCCGGTAGGAGCAATGTCAAAGTAAAAGACGAGGATCCTAATGAGTATAATGAGTTTCCCTTAAGAGCTATTCCAAAAGAGGATTTAGAAAATATGAGAACACATCTTTTAAAGTTCCAAAgtaagaagaagataaatCCTGTGACAGATTTCCATCTGCCTGTCAGATTGCATAGAAAGGATACAAGAAACTTACAATTTCAGCTGACAAGAGCAgaaattgttcaaagaCAAAGGGAAATTTCtgaatacaaaaagaaagcagaacaagaaagaagtaCTCCGATCCCGGGCGGTATGAATAAACCAGGAACGGTGCCTCTCAATAATACTGCGAGAGATGGATCACAAACGCCGGTTATTGACTCTGCCATCAAAGACAATGCAACAAACGGTGTGAATTCTATGACTGCTACTGCAACCGGCTCTTCAGTTCCTCCTGCAAGTCCCAATCCTGCCTCAGCCGTTGAAAATAATGCAGTAGTGATTGGCTCAAGTGGTGTATCTGGTACGGTTGCCACCGATCCAGCTAACGGCAAACTTTTAGTGACAAAACTAGAAGATGCAGGTCCGGCTGAGGACCCAACTAAAGTAGGAATGGTTAAGTATGACGGGAAAGAAGTAGCTAATGAACCGGAATTCGAAGAAGGCACTATGGATCCATTAGCAGATGTGGCACCAGATGGAGGTGGTAGGGCTAAACGAGGAAATATGAGAAGAAAAACCCGTCAACTAAAAGTTCTTGATGAGAACGCTAAAAAGTTgagatttgaagaattttatCCATGGGTTATGGAAGATTTCGATGGGTACAACACATGGGTAGGTTCATATGAAGCTGGTAATTCTGATTCTTACGTCTTATTAAGTGTGGAGGATGATGGTAGTTTTACCATGATTCCTGCTGATAAGGTTTATAAGTTCACTgcaagaaataaatatgCTACCTTGACCATTGatgaagcagaaaaaagaatggatAAGAAAAGTGGTGAAGTGCCACGTTGGTTGATGAAGCATTTGGATAATATAGGTACAACTACAACTAGATATGacagaacaagaagaaaacttaaAGCAGTTGCAGATCAACAGGCTATGGACGAAGATGATCGCGACGATAATTCTGAAGTAGAGTTGGATTATGATGAAGAGTTCGCcgatgatgaagaggcGCCGATTATAGATGGtaatgaacaagaaaataaagagtcTGAACAGAGAATCAAGAAGGAAATGCTACAAGCCAATGCGATGGGACTTCGTGATGAAGAGGCCCCCTCCggaaatgaagaagatgaactGTTTggtgaaaagaagattgatGAGGACGgtgagaaaataaaaaaagcattACAAAAGACGGAACTAGCAGCGTTATACTCTTCCGATGAAGACGAGATTAATCCATACTTGTCCGAATCTGatatagaaaacaaagaaaatgaaccGTCAgttaaaaaggaagaagatatAGACAGTTTATCTAAATCTAAGAAGTCTTCCCCAAAgaaacaacaaaagaagaccGCCAACGCTCATGTACATAAGGAGCCAAATTTGAGAGTGAAGAGTATCAAGGATTGTgtcattattttgaagGGGGACAAGAAAGTACTGAAAAGCTTCCCAGAGGGGGAATGGAATCCACACGCTGCAAAGATCAAAGATATTAGTGGAAACGAATCTAATGCTGTGTCTGCACCGattaaaaaagagaaaccTCTTGAATCTATAGTGGTccaagagaaagaaactCCGGCACCTCTCATAACAGAACAAGATATCATCGACGCTATTGGCGATGGCAAGGTAAATGTTAAGGAGTTCGGGAAGTCCATTAGGAGAAGGTACCCTGGCGCAGAGAACAAGAAGTTAATGTTTGCCATAGTCAAAAAACTATGTAGAAAGGTGGACAACGAGCACATggaattaaaaaaagagcaGGTTAATCTATAA
- the HGH1 gene encoding Hgh1p (similar to Saccharomyces cerevisiae HGH1 (YGR187C); ancestral locus Anc_5.194), translated as MTSQLGELVEFLHSPQPAVRQIAIDNLVGFSAGPTSKYFKNDSYRPVKDIIKMIMDTEHGTRVIIQQGITILVNLSEDTMVRSIILNDDKKFLKFLVWKIVDLNNPNADIMCILLSNLAKNDDILAILNIERNSSGVEVDDDLKLAALDENVFKSLKAMDCLMDCFVKGYDKKLTKYANFNYLAFFFADISRFRLGRMYFIEEQEYDGVVPISKLLVFTEKYDAKIRREGVASTIKNSLFDSETHERLLNDEKINLLPYILLPIASAKDSEIDEEDMFNLPDELQLLPEEKERDPIPAIICCHLESILLLCTTHAGREYLRNKSVYPLVRELHKNVENEDIGELCYRIVNMLMRGEPGTGTVEEMPSKNAEEEEEEEEEEEEEDDDDDDDEEDEIVEVA; from the coding sequence ATGACCTCACAACTTGGTGAATTGGTGGAATTTCTACATTCTCCACAACCTGCCGTAAGACAAATTGCTATTGATAATCTGGTTGGATTTAGTGCTGGTCCCacttcaaaatattttaaaaatGACAGCTATAGGCCTGTCAAAGacataataaaaatgattATGGACACAGAACATGGTACCCGTGTCATCATTCAACAAGGTATTACTATATTGGTTAATTTATCTGAAGATACTATGGTAAGAAGTATTATACTgaatgatgataagaaaTTCTTAAAGTTCTTGGTTTGGAAAATTGTTGATTTAAACAATCCTAATGCTGATATAATGTGCATCTTATTGAGTAACTTAGCCAAGAATGATGATATACTTGCcattttgaatattgagAGAAACTCTAGCGGTGTGGAAGTCGATGATGACTTGAAGCTAGCAGCTTTAGATGAAAACGTGTTTAAGAGCCTAAAAGCCATGGATTGTTTAATGGATTGTTTTGTCAAAGGCTATGATAAAAAGTTAACAAAATATGCCAATTTCAATTATTtagcctttttttttgctgaTATCTCGAGATTTAGATTGGGTAGGATGtattttattgaagaacaGGAGTACGATGGGGTAGTTCCAATTTCCAAACTTCTCGTATTtactgaaaaatatgaCGCAAAGATTAGAAGAGAGGGTGTTGCTTCTACTATTAAAAATTCCCTTTTCGATTCTGAAACTCATGAAAGACTGCTCAACGATGAGAAAATTAATTTATTGCCTTACATTTTGTTACCTATTGCTAGTGCAAAGGATTCTGAAATTGATGAGGAAGACATGTTTAATTTGCCTGATGAACTACAATTACTaccagaagaaaaggaaagggATCCAATTCCTGCCATAATATGCTGTCATTTAGAAAGTATACTTCTACTATGTACGACACATGCCGGTAGAGAGTATTTAAGAAACAAGTCTGTTTATCCGTTAGTTAGAGAGTTGCATAAAAACGTTGAGAATGAAGATATTGGTGAATTATGTTACAGGATTGTTAATATGTTAATGAGAGGGGAGCCTGGTACGGGAACGGTAGAAGAAATGCCATCGAAGAACgccgaagaagaagaagaagaagaagaagaagaagaagaagaagacgacgacgacgacgacgacgaagaagacgaaatTGTTGAAGTGGCTTAG